In Magnetovibrio sp., the following proteins share a genomic window:
- a CDS encoding enoyl-CoA hydratase, with the protein MTFENILTEVKDNIAVITFNRPEALNALNAKMVGEMGRALDQFEADDNVHVIVLTGSEKAFAAGADIKEMANKTFNDAYLGDFISGPWERIDSCHKPVIAAVSGFALGGGCEMAMMCDLIVASETAKFGQPEITLGIVPGIGGTQRLTRAVGKAKAMDMVLTGRMMDAREAESSGLVARVVEKDKLMDEAMAMAKTIASFSRSTVMMAKESVKRSFETTLSEGVRFERRLFHACFATYDQKEGMAAFIEKRKPKFENR; encoded by the coding sequence ATGACCTTCGAAAACATCCTCACGGAGGTTAAGGACAACATTGCCGTCATCACCTTCAACCGTCCCGAAGCCCTGAACGCGCTGAACGCCAAAATGGTCGGTGAAATGGGCCGGGCCCTGGATCAGTTCGAAGCCGACGACAATGTCCATGTCATCGTTCTGACCGGATCGGAAAAGGCTTTCGCGGCGGGCGCGGACATCAAAGAGATGGCGAACAAGACCTTTAACGACGCTTATCTTGGTGATTTCATCTCCGGCCCGTGGGAACGCATCGACAGCTGTCACAAGCCGGTGATCGCAGCGGTGTCGGGCTTTGCGCTCGGCGGCGGGTGCGAGATGGCGATGATGTGCGATCTGATCGTGGCGTCGGAAACGGCCAAATTCGGCCAGCCGGAAATCACCCTCGGCATCGTTCCGGGTATCGGCGGTACCCAGCGGCTGACCCGTGCGGTGGGCAAGGCCAAGGCCATGGACATGGTGCTGACCGGGCGCATGATGGATGCCCGCGAGGCCGAGTCTTCGGGCCTGGTGGCGCGGGTGGTGGAAAAAGACAAGCTGATGGACGAAGCCATGGCCATGGCCAAAACCATCGCAAGCTTCTCGCGTTCGACCGTGATGATGGCCAAGGAATCCGTCAAACGCTCGTTCGAGACCACCCTGAGCGAAGGCGTGCGGTTCGAGCGACGCTTGTTCCACGCGTGCTTCGCCACCTATGACCAAAAGGAAGGCATGGCGGCATTTATCGAAAAGCGAAAGCCGAAATTCGAAAACCGCTGA
- the rpsT gene encoding 30S ribosomal protein S20, whose product MANHKSAKKRIRQTIRRADVNGARRSSVRTAIKAVESAIAAGDKPAAEAALKAAEPTMMRGAQLGVFHKNTVARKVSRLSAGIKALA is encoded by the coding sequence ATGGCAAATCACAAGTCCGCTAAAAAGCGTATCCGTCAAACCATCCGTCGTGCCGACGTTAACGGCGCGCGTCGTTCCAGCGTCCGCACCGCCATCAAGGCTGTGGAAAGCGCCATCGCAGCCGGCGACAAGCCTGCCGCCGAAGCCGCTTTGAAGGCCGCCGAACCGACCATGATGCGCGGCGCCCAATTGGGCGTGTTCCACAAGAACACCGTCGCACGCAAGGTTTCGCGTCTCAGCGCAGGCATCAAAGCCCTCGCCTAA
- the dnaA gene encoding chromosomal replication initiator protein DnaA, with protein MTGGNLDAQVTAQWDDVLSSLRDEIGEAAFQSWLKPMTVREVSDGLVRISVPTRFMKDWVVAHYVDRLGELWSSINTEVRDVDVFVQADYGQSDLAKSDEKAKAAKLALDKSVSASRTGSVPTGLSSARQGARQNPSVSAGMPMAPSHMEPAQLANVRPANDTALEISAPLDPRYTFNNFVVGKPNEFAYAAAKRIAESPTAQFNPLFLYGGVGLGKTHLMHAIAWNIREVDPNRTVIYMSAEKFMYRFIRALREQNTVDFKEQFRNVDVLMIDDVQFISGKDSTQEEFFHTFNALVDQGRQIVISADKSPSDLEGMEERLKSRLNCGLVADIHATTYELRLGILQTKAERMGVDVPLKVMEFLAHKITSNVRELEGALNRVAAHASLVGRDITVETAQDVLHDLIRAHDRRVTIEEIQKKVAAHFNIRTSDMHSARRARSVARPRQVAMYLAKQLTSRSLPEIGRKFGGRDHTTVMHAVKKVEELRERDATFAEDVELLRRMLEG; from the coding sequence ATGACCGGGGGGAACCTTGACGCTCAGGTGACGGCGCAGTGGGATGATGTGCTGAGCAGCCTGCGTGATGAAATCGGCGAAGCCGCGTTTCAGAGTTGGCTGAAACCGATGACCGTGCGCGAAGTGAGCGACGGCTTGGTGCGCATTTCCGTGCCGACGCGTTTCATGAAAGATTGGGTCGTTGCCCATTACGTCGACCGGTTGGGCGAGCTGTGGAGCTCGATCAACACCGAAGTCCGTGATGTGGACGTATTCGTTCAAGCTGATTACGGCCAATCCGATCTCGCCAAGTCAGACGAAAAAGCCAAAGCCGCGAAGTTGGCGTTGGATAAATCCGTTTCTGCGTCGCGGACCGGTTCCGTGCCGACCGGGTTGTCGAGCGCTCGCCAGGGTGCCCGGCAAAACCCCAGCGTCAGCGCCGGCATGCCGATGGCCCCGTCCCATATGGAGCCCGCGCAACTGGCCAACGTGCGCCCGGCCAACGACACCGCGTTGGAAATCAGCGCACCGTTGGACCCGCGTTACACGTTCAACAATTTTGTCGTCGGTAAACCCAACGAGTTCGCTTATGCCGCCGCCAAGCGTATCGCCGAAAGCCCGACGGCCCAGTTCAATCCGCTGTTTCTTTATGGCGGCGTGGGGCTTGGCAAGACTCACCTGATGCACGCGATTGCGTGGAACATCCGCGAAGTCGACCCCAACCGCACCGTCATCTACATGTCGGCGGAAAAATTCATGTATCGGTTCATCCGCGCCTTGCGCGAACAGAACACGGTGGATTTTAAGGAACAGTTCCGCAACGTCGATGTGTTGATGATCGACGACGTGCAGTTCATTTCCGGCAAAGATTCGACCCAGGAAGAATTCTTCCACACCTTCAATGCGCTGGTCGACCAAGGTCGGCAGATCGTGATTTCCGCGGACAAGTCGCCGTCGGATCTGGAAGGCATGGAAGAGCGCTTGAAGTCGCGCCTCAACTGCGGCCTGGTCGCCGACATTCACGCGACCACGTATGAACTGCGCCTCGGTATCTTGCAGACCAAGGCGGAGCGCATGGGCGTCGATGTGCCGCTCAAGGTGATGGAATTCTTGGCCCACAAGATCACCTCGAACGTGCGCGAGCTCGAAGGCGCGCTCAACCGTGTCGCCGCGCATGCCTCGTTGGTGGGCCGCGACATCACCGTGGAAACCGCCCAGGACGTCCTGCACGACCTGATTCGCGCCCACGACCGCCGCGTGACCATCGAAGAAATCCAAAAGAAGGTCGCCGCGCACTTCAACATCCGCACCTCCGACATGCATTCGGCGCGCCGCGCGCGCTCGGTCGCGCGTCCCCGTCAGGTGGCGATGTATCTGGCGAAGCAGCTGACCTCGCGCTCGTTGCCGGAAATCGGCCGCAAGTTCGGCGGTCGCGACCACACCACCGTGATGCATGCGGTGAAAAAGGTCGAGGAGCTGCGCGAACGCGACGCCACCTTCGCCGAAGACGTCGAACTGCTGCGGCGCATGCTGGAAGGCTGA